Proteins co-encoded in one Acidimicrobiales bacterium genomic window:
- a CDS encoding VOC family protein, translating into MEVKWLGHLVLYVRDLERSRRFYADVLGWREVRGDMPVRFPAAAFSSGRTHHELLLIEVGADAAPIPAGRRIGMYHFGLKVGESDEELREARQRLTEAGVRVVGASDHTVTHSLYIEDPDGNEIELYIDVQPEIWRDDPGAVFAPVKPLQL; encoded by the coding sequence ATGGAAGTGAAGTGGCTCGGGCATCTGGTGCTGTACGTACGCGACCTCGAGCGGTCCCGCCGGTTCTACGCCGACGTGTTGGGCTGGCGTGAGGTACGAGGGGACATGCCGGTCCGCTTCCCGGCGGCGGCCTTCTCGTCGGGCCGGACGCACCACGAACTCCTCCTGATCGAGGTCGGAGCCGACGCAGCGCCGATCCCGGCAGGCCGCCGGATCGGGATGTACCACTTCGGCCTCAAGGTGGGCGAGTCCGACGAGGAGCTCCGTGAAGCGCGGCAACGACTCACCGAGGCGGGCGTACGCGTGGTCGGTGCTTCCGATCACACCGTCACCCACAGCCTGTACATCGAGGATCCGGACGGCAACGAGATCGAGCTGTACATCGACGTGCAGCCCGAGATATGGCGCGACGATCCCGGTGCCGTCTTTGCGCCAGTCAAGCCGCTGCAGCTCTAG